The following proteins are co-located in the Citrobacter freundii ATCC 8090 = MTCC 1658 = NBRC 12681 genome:
- the yiaJ gene encoding IclR family transcriptional regulator YiaJ: MGTKESEMTQDKERPAGSQSLFRGLMLIEILSNYPNGCPLAHLSELAGLNKSTVHRLLQGLQSCGYVTPAPAAGSYRLTTKFIAVGQKALSSLNIIHVAAPHLEALNIATGETINFSSREDDHAILIYKLEPTTGMLRTRAYIGQHMPLYCSAMGKIYMAFGHADYVEAYWESHQDLIQPLTRNTITGLPAMYDELAQIRESSMAMDREENELGVSCIAVPVFDIHGRVPYAVSISLSTSRLKQIGEKNLLKPLRETAQAISNELGFTVRD, translated from the coding sequence ATGGGCACAAAAGAGAGTGAAATGACGCAAGACAAAGAGAGGCCGGCCGGAAGTCAGAGCCTGTTCCGTGGTTTGATGTTGATTGAGATTCTGAGTAACTATCCGAATGGGTGCCCGTTGGCGCATTTGTCTGAACTGGCAGGGCTGAACAAAAGTACTGTGCATCGACTGCTGCAAGGGCTGCAATCCTGTGGGTATGTCACCCCCGCGCCAGCGGCAGGGAGTTATCGCCTGACCACCAAATTTATTGCCGTGGGTCAGAAGGCGTTGTCGTCACTGAACATCATCCATGTTGCTGCGCCGCACCTCGAAGCGCTGAATATCGCCACCGGTGAAACCATCAACTTCTCAAGCCGTGAAGATGACCACGCGATTCTGATTTATAAGCTGGAACCGACGACGGGCATGCTGCGTACCCGCGCTTATATCGGCCAACATATGCCGCTGTATTGCTCGGCGATGGGTAAAATTTACATGGCGTTTGGGCATGCGGATTATGTGGAAGCCTACTGGGAGAGCCATCAGGATCTTATTCAGCCCCTGACCCGCAATACCATTACCGGTTTACCGGCGATGTACGACGAATTGGCGCAGATCCGCGAAAGCAGTATGGCGATGGATCGGGAAGAGAACGAACTGGGCGTTTCCTGTATTGCCGTGCCGGTGTTTGATATTCATGGTCGGGTGCCGTACGCGGTGTCAATTTCACTCTCTACCTCGCGACTTAAGCAGATAGGGGAAAAAAATCTACTCAAGCCACTACGGGAAACCGCGCAGGCGATTTCAAATGAGCTGGGTTTTACCGTTCGCGATTAG
- a CDS encoding 4Fe-4S dicluster domain-containing protein, whose translation MNAFIMADAAKCIGCRTCEVACVVAHQQNQDCASVSSSAFIPRIRVIKDDAFTTAVACHQCEDAPCANVCPTYAIRREHGHIFVEQTRCIGCKSCMLACPFGAMNVVARSSRVQAIKCDLCWHRETGPACVEACPTSALQCIDAVSIQRQRLRSQPL comes from the coding sequence ATGAACGCGTTTATTATGGCGGATGCGGCAAAATGTATTGGGTGTCGTACCTGCGAAGTTGCCTGCGTCGTCGCGCACCAGCAAAACCAGGACTGTGCGTCGGTCTCTTCTTCTGCGTTTATACCGCGGATTCGGGTAATCAAAGATGACGCCTTTACAACGGCGGTCGCCTGCCATCAATGCGAAGACGCTCCCTGTGCGAATGTTTGTCCAACTTACGCCATTCGTCGTGAACATGGGCATATCTTCGTTGAACAGACACGTTGTATTGGTTGTAAAAGCTGTATGCTGGCCTGCCCGTTTGGGGCAATGAATGTCGTTGCCCGTTCGTCGCGGGTGCAGGCGATAAAATGCGATTTGTGCTGGCATCGTGAGACGGGGCCTGCGTGTGTAGAAGCCTGCCCGACCAGCGCGTTGCAGTGTATTGATGCCGTCAGTATTCAGCGACAGCGTCTGCGTTCACAACCGCTGTGA
- the avtA gene encoding valine--pyruvate transaminase: protein MTFSLFGDKFTRHSGITRLMEDLNDGLRTPGAIMLGGGNPAQIPEMQNYFQSLLTDMLANGKATDALCNYDGPQGKTELLSELAKLLREKQGWDIEPQNIALTNGSQSAFFYLFNLFAGRRADGTTQKVLFPLAPEYIGYADSGLEEDLFVSARPNIELLPEGQFKYHVDFEHLHIGEETGMICVSRPTNPTGNVITDDELMKLDRLANQHGIPLVIDNAYGVPFPGIIFSEARPLWNPNIVLCMSLSKLGLPGSRCGIIIANEKIITAITNMNGIISLAPGGMGPAMMCEMIKRNDLLRLSETVIKPFYYQRVQETIAIIRRYLSEDRCLIHKPEGAIFLWLWFKDLPITTELLYQRLKARGVLMVPGDYFFPGLDKPWPHTHQCMRMNYVPEPEKIEAGVKILAEEIERAWLEG, encoded by the coding sequence ATGACATTCTCACTTTTTGGCGACAAATTTACCCGCCATTCAGGCATCACCCGCCTGATGGAGGACCTCAACGACGGTTTACGCACCCCAGGCGCCATCATGCTCGGCGGTGGTAATCCGGCGCAAATTCCAGAGATGCAAAATTACTTCCAGTCTCTGCTGACAGATATGCTGGCAAACGGCAAAGCCACTGATGCGCTTTGCAATTATGACGGTCCGCAAGGGAAAACCGAGCTCCTGTCTGAGTTGGCGAAACTGCTACGTGAGAAGCAGGGATGGGATATCGAGCCACAAAATATTGCACTGACAAATGGCAGTCAGAGCGCGTTTTTCTACTTATTCAATCTGTTCGCCGGACGCCGCGCTGACGGAACAACGCAAAAAGTGTTATTCCCATTAGCCCCGGAATACATTGGCTATGCCGATTCCGGGCTAGAAGAAGATCTTTTCGTCTCCGCACGTCCGAACATCGAACTGTTACCGGAAGGCCAGTTTAAGTATCACGTTGATTTTGAACACCTGCACATCGGTGAAGAGACGGGGATGATCTGCGTGTCACGCCCCACTAACCCGACAGGCAACGTGATCACAGACGACGAGCTGATGAAGCTGGACCGGCTGGCCAACCAGCATGGGATCCCGCTGGTGATTGATAACGCCTATGGCGTACCATTCCCTGGCATCATCTTTAGCGAAGCGCGTCCGCTGTGGAACCCCAACATTGTGCTGTGCATGAGCCTTTCCAAACTGGGTCTGCCAGGTTCCCGCTGCGGCATCATTATCGCCAATGAAAAAATCATCACTGCGATTACCAATATGAACGGCATCATCAGCCTTGCTCCTGGCGGGATGGGACCGGCGATGATGTGCGAGATGATTAAACGTAACGATCTACTGCGCCTGTCCGAAACGGTAATTAAACCGTTTTACTATCAGCGCGTTCAGGAGACGATTGCGATTATACGCCGCTACTTGTCAGAAGATCGCTGCCTTATCCATAAACCAGAGGGCGCGATTTTTCTTTGGCTGTGGTTCAAAGATTTGCCCATTACTACTGAACTGCTGTATCAGCGCCTGAAAGCGCGCGGCGTACTGATGGTTCCCGGTGACTACTTCTTCCCGGGGCTGGATAAACCCTGGCCACATACCCATCAGTGCATGCGGATGAACTACGTGCCAGAACCAGAGAAAATCGAAGCTGGCGTGAAGATTCTGGCTGAAGAGATCGAACGCGCCTGGCTGGAAGGCTAA